One Cicer arietinum cultivar CDC Frontier isolate Library 1 chromosome 8, Cicar.CDCFrontier_v2.0, whole genome shotgun sequence DNA segment encodes these proteins:
- the LOC101496167 gene encoding seed linoleate 9S-lipoxygenase-like gives MFDIFNKDKGQKIKATVVLMPKNVLDFNAITNVGKGSFLDTAGDVLGVVGDVIGGIVDTATAFLGRSISMRLISATKIDENGKGLVGKESFLEKHVPTYPTLGARQDAFSIHFEWDIDHFGIPGAFYIRNYTQDEFFLVSVTIEDIPNHDLVQFVCNSWLYNYKYYKKDRIFFTNDTYLPSQTPHPLVNYRDEELQSLRGDGTGQRKEYERIYDYDVYNDLGDPDNDAKLARPILGGSTTYPYPRRVRTGRKPTKKDPKSEKLGEIYVPRDENFGHLKSSDFLTYGIKSLSQDVLPLFQSVIFDLNFTPNEFDSFDEVRELFEGGIELPTDILSKISPLPVLKEIFRTDGEQVLKFPPPHVIKVSKSAWMTDEEFGREMVAGVNPCVIRLLKEFPAKSTLDIRIYGDQTSIITKEHLEINLGELTLEKALNGKRLFILDYHDVFMPYLEKINKNAKAYATRTILFLKDDGTLKPIAIELSLPHPNGVQYGAQSKVILPADQGVDSTIWLLAKAHVIVNDSCYHQLISHWLNTHAAIEPFIISTNRNLSVLHPINKLLDPHFRDTININAIARQTLINGDGIIEQTFLPGPNSVEMSSAVYKNWIFTDQALPADLIKRGLAVEDPSYQHGLRLVIEDYPYAVDGLEIWDAIKTWVEDYVSLYYPTNEAVQKDLELQTWWKEVVEKGHGDLRDKLWWPKMKTIEELIQSCSIIIWIASALHAAVNFGQYSYGGYILNRPTLSRRWIPEKGTPQYDEMVKNPQKAYLRTITPKYQTLVDLSVIEILSRHASDEVYLGERDVKFWTSDSRALQAFQKFGSKLAKIEEKITERNNDSDLKNRYGPVQLPYTLLLRSSEKGLTFRGIPNSVSI, from the exons AAAATGGAAAAGGGTTGGTTGGAAAGGAATCGTTTTTGGAGAAACATGTTCCAACATATCCAACCTTGGGAGCAAGACAAGATGCATTTAGTATACACTTTGAATGGGACATCGATCATTTTGGAATACCAGGAGCATTTTACATAAGAAATTACACACAAGATGAGTTTTTTCTTGTTAGTGTAACAATCGAAGATATTCCCAATCATGATCTTGTTCAGTTTGTTTGCAATTCGTGGCTTTACAACtacaaatattacaaaaaagACCGTATATTCTTTACCAATGAT ACATACCTTCCAAGTCAAACACCACATCCATTAGTCAACTATAGAGATGAAGAATTGCAAAGTCTAAGAGGAGATGGTACTGGACAACGAAAAGAATACGAAAGAATTTATGATTATGATGTCTACAATGATCTAGGTGATCCAGATAATGATGCCAAACTTGCTCGTCCCATCCTAGGGGGGTCTACTACTTACCCTTATCCTCGAAGGGTTAGAACTGGTAGAAAACCAACTAAAAAAG ATCCTAAGAGTGAGAAACTAGGTGAAATTTATGTTCCAAGAGATGAAAATTTTGGCCACTTGAAGTCATCGGACTTCCTTACATATGGAATAAAATCATTGTCTCAAGATGTGCTGCCTTTGTTTCAATCTGtaatttttgatttaaatttcACTCCAAATGAGTTTGATAGCTTCGATGAAGTGCGTGAGCTTTTTGAAGGTGGAATTGAACTTCCTACAGATATACTTAGCAAAATTAGCCCTTTACCAGTTCTCAAAGAAATATTTCGCACTGATGGTGAACAAGTCCTCAAATTTCCACCACCCCATGTTATCAAAG tTAGCAAGTCTGCATGGATGACCGATGAAGAGTTTGGAAGAGAAATGGTAGCTGGTGTAAATCCTTGTGTGATTCGTCTTTTAAAA gagtTTCCTGCGAAAAGCACGTTAGATATCAGAATCTATGGTGATCAAACAAGTATAATAACAAAAGAACATTTGGAGATTAACTTGGGCGAGCTCACCTTAGAAAAG GCACTAAATGGTAAAAGATTATTCATATTAGATTATCATGATGTATTCATGCCTTATTTGGAGAAGATAAACAAAAATGCCAAGGCTTATGCCACAAGAACAATTCTTTTCTTAAAAGATGATGGAACTTTGAAGCCAATAGCTATTGAATTGAGTTTGCCACACCCAAATGGAGTTCAATATGGTGCTCAAAGCAAAGTCATTTTGCCAGCAGACCAAGGTGTTGACAGTACAATTTGGTTGTTAGCCAAAGCTCATGTTATTGTAAATGACTCATGCTACCATCAACTCATCAGCCATTGGTTGAATACTCATGCTGCTATTGAACCATTCATTATATCAACAAATAGAAATCTCAGTGTTCTTCACCCAATTAATAAACTTTTAGATCCTCACTTTCGTGACACAATAAATATCAATGCAATTGCTAGACAAACTCTAATCAATGGTGATGGAATTATAGAACAAACATTTTTACCTGGACCGAATTCGGTCGAAATGTCTTCAGCAGTTTACAAGAATTGGATTTTCACTGATCAAGCATTGCCAGCTGATCTTATCAAGAG AGGATTGGCAGTGGAGGATCCTTCTTACCAACATGGTCTTCGTCTTGTGATAGAGGACTACCCTTATGCTGTTGATGGATTAGAGATATGGGATGCTATTAAGACATGGGTTGAAGATTATGTCTCTTTGTACTATCCAACAAATGAAGCAGTGCAAAAAGATCTTGAACTACAAACTTGGTGGAAAGAAGTTGTAGAAAAGGGTCATGGTGACTTGAGAGACAAGTTATGGTGGCCTAAGATGAAAACTATTGAAGAACTAATTCAATCATGTTCCATTATTATATGGATTGCTTCTGCTCTTCATGCAGCTGTTAATTTTGGTCAATATTCTTATGGAGGCTATATTTTGAACCGTCCAACACTTAGTAGAAGATGGATTCCAGAGAAAGGAACTCCACAATATGATGAGATGGTGAAAAATCCTCAAAAGGCATATTTGAGAACAATTACACCAAAATATCAAACACTTGTTGATCTTTCTGTTATTGAGATATTGTCAAGGCATGCTTCTGATGAAGTTTATCTTGGTGAGAGGGATGTTAAATTTTGGACATCAGATTCAAGGGCATTACAGGCATTTCAAAAGTTTGGAAGTAAGTTAgcaaaaattgaagaaaaaattacaGAGAGGAACAATGATTCTGATTTGAAAAACAGATATGGGCCAGTTCAATTGCCTTATACTTTACTCCTTCGTTCTAGTGAAAAGGGATTAACTTTTAGAGGAATTCCCAATAGTGtctctatttaa